A genomic window from Chitinophagaceae bacterium includes:
- a CDS encoding sigma-70 family RNA polymerase sigma factor: MELHELIKGCLSENRNCQQELFNLFAGRMMTLCIRYCGNRHDAEDALQEGFIKVFDHISEFRNEGAFEGWMRKIFVNTSLAHLRKSHVKYENSPLDQVDVEPEDHSLTDHYAAQELLDFITALPTGYRTVFNMFALEGYNHKEIATLLQITEATSRTQFFKARKALRAMISHKEVTTA; encoded by the coding sequence GTGGAATTGCATGAACTGATTAAAGGCTGTCTTTCAGAAAACCGTAACTGCCAACAGGAGCTTTTCAACCTCTTCGCCGGCCGCATGATGACGCTGTGCATCCGCTATTGCGGCAATCGGCACGATGCAGAAGATGCCTTGCAAGAAGGATTTATTAAAGTATTTGATCACATCAGTGAATTCAGAAATGAAGGTGCCTTTGAAGGTTGGATGAGAAAAATATTTGTAAATACTTCTCTGGCTCACCTTCGTAAATCACATGTGAAATACGAAAATTCTCCGCTCGATCAGGTCGATGTGGAACCGGAAGACCATTCGCTCACCGACCATTATGCAGCACAAGAGTTGTTGGATTTTATAACAGCACTACCGACAGGCTATCGTACTGTATTTAACATGTTTGCTTTGGAAGGATATAATCACAAAGAAATCGCAACGCTCCTGCAAATAACAGAAGCAACTTCACGCACACAATTTTTTAAAGCACGCAAAGCGCTCCGCGCAATGATAAGTCACAAGGAGGTGACTACTGCATGA